One region of Moraxella sp. ZY210820 genomic DNA includes:
- a CDS encoding Smr/MutS family protein, translating to MSKSPFATVKSELNQLKQQLKNAEIEQKIAEQQAQQHAENSDENVFAKAMAGVKPLPPSNQAVIERPKKGKIDAQILARRAAAEGEMQTDETLLSDTRAMLNPVGSQQQLSYKIRTLQDKVFDDLKTGKLPWFEAVDLHGCTVEQARTAVLQIIQMAKDEQQTVLKIVHGKGGDGGVLKTYVNGWLRQHPDVLAFVSAPSNQGGSGAVLVLIKRVGRDKTRQD from the coding sequence ATGAGTAAATCTCCATTTGCTACAGTAAAATCTGAGTTAAATCAGCTCAAACAGCAATTGAAAAATGCTGAAATTGAACAAAAAATTGCTGAACAGCAGGCTCAACAACATGCCGAAAATAGTGATGAAAATGTATTTGCTAAAGCAATGGCTGGAGTTAAACCATTGCCACCATCAAATCAGGCAGTGATTGAACGCCCTAAAAAAGGCAAAATTGATGCACAAATTTTGGCTCGCCGTGCAGCTGCGGAAGGTGAAATGCAAACTGATGAAACTTTATTATCTGATACTCGGGCTATGCTCAATCCTGTGGGGAGCCAACAGCAACTTAGTTATAAAATCCGTACCTTGCAAGATAAAGTATTTGATGATTTAAAAACAGGTAAATTGCCGTGGTTTGAAGCGGTGGATTTACATGGTTGTACAGTGGAGCAAGCTCGTACAGCGGTATTACAAATCATTCAAATGGCAAAAGATGAACAGCAAACCGTACTGAAAATCGTACATGGTAAAGGCGGTGATGGTGGTGTGTTAAAAACCTATGTCAATGGGTGGTTACGTCAGCACCCAGATGTGTTGGCATTTGTTTCTGCTCCAAGTAATCAAGGCGGAAGTGGAGCAGTGTTGGTGTTGATTAAACGTGTTGGGCGTGATAAAACACGTCAAGACTAA
- a CDS encoding tetratricopeptide repeat protein — MKKSLFKVCILSLSLAVSMLASCTTTTQVQPIAFSELKNKADKGDKDAQYRYAVAVMSKNSGDVSVHDPKVFLQQYSELMTQVLPYVEQSAQQEHYQAQMLLGMYHVSKDEKLGIEWITKSAQQGYAQAQIFLGSWYLQESKDTRQAQVWLEKASVQGYGNAKAMLAVIYLTDKDSTNDSLVKPLLAEATKQGEIEAGRMQLLNLRADMITSMATNIQKKAELGHADSQMAYAVLYHLGVIGKDENKAREWLTKSAEQGHAPAIYNLALYNQQGIAGQVDFDRAESLFQQACKGGIKRACDEYEKLHLISSIDFEK; from the coding sequence ATGAAAAAATCATTATTTAAAGTATGTATATTATCATTGAGTCTAGCTGTTAGTATGTTAGCATCTTGTACAACCACAACTCAAGTTCAACCTATTGCATTTTCAGAATTAAAAAATAAAGCTGATAAAGGCGATAAAGACGCACAATATCGTTATGCTGTTGCTGTTATGTCGAAAAATAGTGGAGATGTTTCTGTACATGATCCAAAAGTTTTTTTACAGCAATATAGTGAATTAATGACACAAGTTTTACCTTATGTTGAACAATCAGCACAGCAAGAACATTATCAGGCACAAATGCTTTTGGGAATGTATCATGTGAGCAAAGATGAAAAATTGGGTATAGAGTGGATAACTAAATCAGCACAACAGGGTTATGCTCAAGCTCAAATTTTTTTAGGCAGTTGGTATTTACAAGAATCTAAAGATACTCGTCAAGCACAGGTTTGGTTAGAGAAAGCATCTGTTCAAGGTTATGGTAATGCTAAAGCGATGTTAGCAGTAATTTATCTAACAGACAAAGATAGCACTAATGATTCATTAGTTAAACCACTTCTAGCTGAAGCAACTAAGCAAGGGGAAATAGAAGCAGGTAGAATGCAATTATTGAACCTAAGAGCAGATATGATAACAAGCATGGCAACAAATATTCAAAAAAAAGCAGAATTAGGTCATGCTGATTCGCAAATGGCATATGCTGTATTATATCATCTAGGTGTAATAGGTAAAGATGAAAACAAAGCCCGAGAATGGCTAACTAAATCAGCTGAACAAGGTCATGCTCCAGCGATATATAATTTGGCATTATATAATCAACAAGGTATTGCAGGGCAAGTGGATTTTGATCGTGCAGAAAGTTTATTTCAGCAAGCCTGTAAAGGTGGAATTAAGCGTGCTTGTGATGAATATGAAAAACTACATTTAATTTCATCGATTGATTTTGAAAAATAA
- the grxD gene encoding Grx4 family monothiol glutaredoxin produces MTEQRDTETLIREQIAKHNVLLYMKGTPQFPQCGFSARAVEVLSQIGRPFAYVNILENQDIRATLPQIANWPTFPQLWVKGELIGGSDIMLEMFQSGELKPLIEANSPAVE; encoded by the coding sequence ATGACTGAACAACGTGATACAGAAACGTTAATCCGTGAACAAATTGCTAAACATAATGTATTATTGTATATGAAAGGTACACCACAATTTCCACAATGTGGTTTTTCTGCTCGTGCAGTAGAAGTATTAAGTCAAATTGGTCGTCCATTTGCTTATGTCAATATTTTAGAAAATCAAGATATTCGTGCAACATTACCACAAATTGCGAATTGGCCTACTTTCCCACAACTTTGGGTAAAAGGTGAGCTTATTGGTGGTAGCGATATTATGCTGGAAATGTTTCAATCAGGTGAATTAAAACCATTGATTGAAGCAAATAGTCCAGCTGTAGAATAA
- a CDS encoding D-Ala-D-Ala carboxypeptidase family metallohydrolase, which produces MQSRFKLGLTLVLFSGVMVGCTPASPPPKVQKTVKIPKPVAEIPAQYSVPLPKLKPVKQKEKTIPYSYVIWLSQGENRLRVQQYEQYLQQYQVANIVPMFELLRTARSWESCGASEYMVPSRELWSNSIATLKVFHYLQSAKILKDFEVTSVYRDYPTNSCAGGASSSKHLFNAAIDFRLGSEYPTVEEYVEIEHTKQKLCYFWLQHGASFNMGLGVYRSGQIHIDTQGFRTWGADLTRVSSPCYPLIADQIEQSES; this is translated from the coding sequence ATGCAATCACGCTTTAAATTAGGGCTGACCCTAGTGCTATTTTCTGGTGTTATGGTCGGCTGTACTCCCGCTTCTCCCCCACCTAAAGTACAGAAAACAGTAAAAATTCCTAAACCTGTGGCGGAAATTCCTGCACAATATAGTGTTCCTTTGCCTAAGTTAAAACCTGTAAAACAAAAAGAAAAAACCATTCCTTATTCTTATGTGATTTGGCTATCGCAAGGGGAAAATCGTTTGCGTGTGCAACAATATGAACAATATTTACAACAATATCAGGTTGCTAATATTGTGCCAATGTTTGAGCTGTTGCGTACTGCACGTTCATGGGAAAGTTGTGGAGCATCTGAATATATGGTGCCATCTCGTGAGTTATGGAGTAATTCGATTGCGACTTTAAAGGTTTTCCATTATTTACAATCTGCCAAGATTTTAAAAGATTTTGAAGTTACTTCAGTGTATCGTGATTATCCAACCAATAGTTGTGCAGGTGGGGCAAGCTCATCTAAACATTTATTTAATGCAGCCATTGATTTCCGTTTAGGTTCTGAGTATCCAACTGTAGAAGAATATGTGGAAATCGAGCATACCAAGCAAAAATTATGCTATTTTTGGTTACAACATGGTGCAAGTTTTAATATGGGTTTAGGCGTTTATCGTTCTGGACAAATTCATATTGATACGCAAGGTTTTCGTACTTGGGGGGCTGATTTAACACGTGTTAGTTCGCCGTGCTATCCTTTGATTGCAGATCAAATAGAGCAGAGTGAATCTTAA
- the trpC gene encoding indole-3-glycerol phosphate synthase TrpC has protein sequence MNIQNTILGKIVERKQQELAECLQRYSLADMEQMAKNASPLRAFAQALNQKSPAVIAEIKKASPSKGIIRSNFNPAEIAQQYQSAGASCLSVLTDVDFFQGANENIAIARANCDLPILRKDFLIDPYQVIEARALHADCILLIVACLSDGQLQEMSQTAFEYGLDVLVEVHDEQEMERALQLDKRCLIGVNNRNLKTFDVDLQTTLRLKNMLDDGRDLITESGIATSNDVQMMLDNGIYRFLVGESFMKQPRPDEAFTALFGELKEK, from the coding sequence ATGAATATTCAAAATACCATTTTAGGAAAAATTGTTGAGCGTAAACAGCAAGAATTAGCAGAATGTTTACAGCGTTATAGTTTGGCTGATATGGAACAAATGGCGAAAAATGCATCTCCTTTGCGTGCATTTGCTCAGGCACTCAATCAGAAAAGCCCTGCAGTCATTGCTGAGATTAAAAAAGCATCGCCATCTAAAGGCATTATCCGTTCAAATTTTAATCCTGCTGAAATTGCTCAACAATATCAATCTGCTGGTGCCAGTTGCTTGTCAGTTTTGACAGATGTAGATTTTTTTCAGGGGGCAAATGAAAATATTGCCATTGCTCGAGCGAACTGTGATTTGCCGATTTTACGTAAAGATTTTTTAATTGACCCGTATCAAGTGATTGAAGCACGGGCATTGCACGCTGATTGTATTTTGTTAATTGTGGCGTGTTTGTCTGATGGGCAGTTACAAGAAATGTCGCAAACAGCTTTTGAATATGGTTTAGATGTATTAGTCGAAGTACATGATGAACAAGAAATGGAACGTGCTTTACAGTTAGATAAACGCTGTCTGATTGGGGTCAATAATCGTAATTTGAAAACCTTTGATGTGGATTTACAAACCACATTGCGCTTAAAAAACATGCTTGATGATGGACGAGATTTAATCACCGAAAGTGGTATTGCCACATCTAATGATGTACAAATGATGTTAGACAATGGCATTTATCGCTTTTTGGTTGGTGAAAGTTTTATGAAACAGCCACGCCCAGATGAAGCATTTACAGCGTTGTTTGGTGAGCTGAAAGAAAAGTAA
- the folE gene encoding GTP cyclohydrolase I FolE, giving the protein MSISHAYADIINAVGEDLNRAGLKDTPQRAAKAFQYLTSGYQQDLVEVANDAVFPSDNREMVLVKNIEFYSLCEHHLLPFYGRVHIAYLPEGQVLGLSKFARITEMFARRLQIQENLTQQIAQAIQDITKARGVAVVIDSAHMCMMMRGIQKQHSTTRTVSFIGDFKTDKEARQEFLMAVPEQI; this is encoded by the coding sequence ATGTCTATTTCACACGCCTATGCTGATATTATTAATGCTGTTGGAGAAGATTTAAACCGTGCAGGTTTAAAAGATACGCCACAACGTGCTGCTAAAGCATTTCAATATTTAACATCTGGTTATCAACAAGATTTAGTTGAAGTTGCGAATGATGCGGTATTTCCATCAGATAACCGTGAAATGGTTTTGGTGAAAAATATTGAATTTTATTCTTTATGTGAACATCATTTATTGCCATTTTATGGGCGTGTGCATATTGCCTATCTACCAGAAGGGCAAGTATTAGGTTTGTCAAAATTTGCTCGTATTACTGAAATGTTTGCTCGCCGTTTACAAATTCAAGAAAATTTAACGCAACAAATTGCTCAAGCGATTCAAGATATTACCAAAGCTCGTGGTGTAGCTGTTGTGATTGATTCAGCTCATATGTGTATGATGATGCGTGGTATTCAAAAACAACATTCAACGACTCGTACAGTATCTTTTATAGGCGATTTTAAAACAGATAAAGAAGCACGCCAAGAATTTTTAATGGCAGTACCTGAACAAATCTAA
- a CDS encoding aspartate aminotransferase family protein produces the protein MMTYTPAPINPNEPSHIMPTYARQNIAFVRGKGSSLYTEDGTEYFDALTGIAVCGLGHSHPVIAQAIAEQAQTLIHTSNLFEIPWQTAAAQKLAEVSGMQEIFFANSGAEANEGAIKIARKYGHQQGIDNPKIVVMEKSFHGRTMATLTATGNKKVQEGFAPLVEGFIRIPFGDVEALEEVALQHPDIVAVLLEPIQGEGGINTAPQGFSYLEDVRRICNQHHWLMMLDEVQTGNGRTGRYFAYQHTNIVPDVLTTAKGLGNGFPIGAVMTQGQAVGILQAGNHGSTYGGTALGSRIVYTVIEQMQHENAVENAEKIGNYIVQQLRTQLTDKIVEVRGFGMMIGIELKRECGDLVAIARDEYHLILNVTAGNVIRLLPALNLTQEQADDLIQRLVKMIEQHA, from the coding sequence ATGATGACCTACACTCCAGCACCAATTAATCCCAACGAACCATCACACATTATGCCAACTTATGCCAGACAAAATATCGCTTTTGTGCGTGGCAAGGGTTCATCTTTATACACTGAAGATGGAACAGAATATTTTGATGCCTTAACAGGCATTGCCGTATGTGGTTTAGGTCATTCCCATCCTGTAATAGCCCAAGCAATTGCTGAACAAGCACAAACGTTAATTCATACCAGTAATTTATTTGAAATCCCATGGCAAACAGCAGCTGCACAAAAATTGGCTGAAGTGTCAGGTATGCAAGAAATTTTCTTTGCCAATAGTGGTGCAGAAGCCAATGAAGGAGCGATTAAAATTGCCCGTAAATATGGTCATCAGCAAGGCATTGACAATCCTAAAATTGTGGTCATGGAAAAATCATTTCATGGACGTACCATGGCAACACTTACCGCAACAGGCAATAAAAAAGTGCAAGAAGGTTTTGCACCACTCGTTGAAGGTTTTATTCGCATTCCATTTGGCGATGTTGAAGCATTAGAAGAAGTTGCATTACAACACCCTGATATTGTTGCCGTTTTACTTGAACCAATTCAAGGTGAAGGTGGTATCAATACTGCTCCACAAGGTTTTAGTTATTTAGAAGATGTACGCCGTATTTGTAATCAACATCATTGGTTAATGATGCTTGATGAAGTACAAACCGGTAATGGACGTACAGGGCGTTATTTTGCTTATCAACATACCAATATTGTACCTGATGTTTTAACTACAGCTAAAGGCTTAGGCAATGGCTTCCCGATTGGTGCGGTGATGACACAAGGTCAAGCGGTCGGGATTTTACAAGCAGGTAATCATGGCTCAACTTATGGTGGTACGGCATTAGGTTCACGCATTGTTTACACCGTAATTGAACAAATGCAACACGAAAATGCAGTCGAAAATGCTGAAAAAATAGGTAATTATATTGTACAACAATTACGCACCCAGCTTACAGATAAAATTGTCGAAGTGCGTGGTTTTGGTATGATGATTGGTATTGAACTTAAACGTGAATGTGGCGATTTAGTCGCCATTGCTCGTGATGAATATCATCTAATTTTAAATGTAACAGCGGGTAATGTGATTCGTTTATTGCCTGCTTTAAATCTGACACAAGAACAAGCTGATGATTTAATTCAACGTTTAGTGAAAATGATTGAGCAACACGCTTAG